In Cololabis saira isolate AMF1-May2022 chromosome 14, fColSai1.1, whole genome shotgun sequence, a single genomic region encodes these proteins:
- the zmp:0000001268 gene encoding CYTL1 domain-containing protein has product MSIPKHLLLVCVLVPLALSYPFFPPTCYTKVLNMQKELTQMAADLKSHPETGHCMSHMPDLYLDVHNACTMHKMRTYISLVDGLRERRCAYTREVRKLGVNLRQLFIIMSEKCHGDLVFTIMDCAALER; this is encoded by the exons ATGTCCATCCCAAAGCACTTGCTGCTCGTGTGTGTCTTGGTGCCGCTGGCACTGAGCTACCCGTTCTTCCCCCCAACCTGCTACACTAAGGTCCTGAACATGCAGAAGGAGCTCACCCAGAtggcagcagatctgaagagCCACCCCGAAACC GGTCACTGCATGTCTCACATGCCAGATCTTTATCTTGATGTCCAT AACGCTTGCACGATGCACAAAATGAGGACGTACATCTCCCTGGTGGACGGCCTGAGAGAACGCCGCTGTGCTTACACCAGGGAGGTGAGGAAGCTGGGCGTCAACCTGAGGCAGCTCTTCATCATCATGTCAGAGAAGTGTCACGGG GACTTGGTCTTCACCATCATGGACTGTGCTGCTCTGGAGCGCTGA